DNA sequence from the Leptospirillum ferrooxidans C2-3 genome:
ATTGAAAAGGGAGTCCGGATCCCCCCCCATACCGTAATCGGGGAAGATCCGGTCGAAGACAGGAAACGCTTTCACCTTTCGGATTCCGGGGTTGTCGTCGTCACCCGTGAAGACTTCAACAACAACGGAGACTCCTCGTGAAGGGGCGCATTCTTCTTCTCTGGCACATGCATCAGCCGGCATACTGGGACCCGGTCATGAAAAACATCGGGCTTCCATGGGTCAGGCTGCATGGTGTCAGGGGGTATAACGACCTGCCTTTCATGGCCCGTCTTTTCCCCCATGTCCGGCAAACAATCAATCTCGTGCCATCGCTTCTGGACCAGATTGACCAGATTTCAGGCGGCGAACTTCAGGACGCCTACCAGATCCTGACGATGAAACCCCCGGAGGATCTGACCCCTGCCGACCGGGACTACATTCTCCGGAATTTTTTCTCCTGCCCGTTTGACTCCATGATCCGCCCGAACCATCAGTACGTGAATATCTGGCAGAAGGTCCAGACGGCGCTTTCCGGAAAACCTCCGGAGTCTCAACTGCCACCGGATGTCTTGTCGAACAGGGAGCTTTTGGACCTTCAGGTTCTCTTCAATCTGGTCTGGTTTGGATACGGAGCGAAACATGACCATCCTGAAATCGAGGAATGGCTTCGAAAGGGGTCCGGGTTCAGCGAAGAGGACAAGGCCGGAGTCATGGCGCTTCAGCTCAGTGTTTTAAAGGAGCTGATCCCGAATTATCGGACTCTCGCCGAAAATGGACAGATCGAGATTTCATCTTCACCTTACTACCACCCGATCCTTCCCCTTCTCATCTCCTCATCCATTGGAAGTCGACCCCGTCCGGGAATCGCCCTTCCGGAAGAGTTCTCCTGGCCCAACGATGCGAAGGAACAGGTTCTCATGGCTCTCGACCGCCATGAAAAACTGTTGGGAATCCGGCCACGGGGAATGTGGCCATCAGAGGGATCCGTCTGCCCTGAGCTGATGGACATACTTGCCGCGGCCGGGCTGGACTGGACCGCCACAGACCAGGGGATTCTGGATGAAAGCATCGGGGGAGCGGGAAATATGACCCACCCATGGCAGGTCACAACCGGCCACGGAGATCTCCGGATCATTTTTCGCCAAAGAGCCCTTTCCGACCGGATCGGATTTTTGTATTCGCGATACAACGGAACAGAGGCGGCAAAAGATCTTCTCTCGGGAATCGAGGCGACTGCGGGAGTCGGATCCGGAAGCCACCCGCCCATCATCCCCATCATTCTCGATGGCGAAAATCCCTGGGAGAGCTACCCTGACGGAGGGTATCTTTTCCTAAGGTCCTTTTTTGAACGGCTCGACAACCACCCCCATCTCGAGACCCAGTCGATCTGGGAGGGAATCCGGGACCTTCCCGCATCTCCGATCCACTCCCTGGCGTCGGGATCCTGGATCAACCATGATTTCAATATCTGGATCGGTCACCCCGAAGACAATGCCGGATGGAACTATCTCTCCAGAACCCGAAAGTTTCTGTCCGACGCGGAAGCTTCGGGAAAACACTCCCATGAAACGCTTCTGCAGGCAAAGATGGAGATGTTCGCATCGGAAGGTTCCGACTGGTTCTGGTGGTATGGAGACGATTTCCAGAGTCTTCAGGCCTATGAGTTCGATCGTCTCTTCCGGACCCATCAACAGAACGTCTACAAGATTCTTGGAGAGGACATCCCCGTCTATCTCACGGAACCGATCC
Encoded proteins:
- a CDS encoding glycoside hydrolase family 57 protein — its product is MKGRILLLWHMHQPAYWDPVMKNIGLPWVRLHGVRGYNDLPFMARLFPHVRQTINLVPSLLDQIDQISGGELQDAYQILTMKPPEDLTPADRDYILRNFFSCPFDSMIRPNHQYVNIWQKVQTALSGKPPESQLPPDVLSNRELLDLQVLFNLVWFGYGAKHDHPEIEEWLRKGSGFSEEDKAGVMALQLSVLKELIPNYRTLAENGQIEISSSPYYHPILPLLISSSIGSRPRPGIALPEEFSWPNDAKEQVLMALDRHEKLLGIRPRGMWPSEGSVCPELMDILAAAGLDWTATDQGILDESIGGAGNMTHPWQVTTGHGDLRIIFRQRALSDRIGFLYSRYNGTEAAKDLLSGIEATAGVGSGSHPPIIPIILDGENPWESYPDGGYLFLRSFFERLDNHPHLETQSIWEGIRDLPASPIHSLASGSWINHDFNIWIGHPEDNAGWNYLSRTRKFLSDAEASGKHSHETLLQAKMEMFASEGSDWFWWYGDDFQSLQAYEFDRLFRTHQQNVYKILGEDIPVYLTEPIRSREHDFAINLPTDFISPTIDGRVTHFYEWTGAGSFDPQKTQGSMFLSGAPIRKIFYGFDQINFYLRVEFDPEILSGNIDQMALVVRIHNNVEFEWKLPLLASPLDVPARVGQSAPMLWACQKMGEGALSLAAAKFSPGERLHLICELWDGERLLDQCPRGRSVPIHVPDDQFDQSIWRV